The following proteins are co-located in the Xanthocytophaga agilis genome:
- a CDS encoding enoyl-CoA hydratase/isomerase family protein translates to MIFTTQKINQGYWKVLIDNPPVNIFDAEFSNQLRVLLDQMEADENLKVVVFESANPDFFVAHVELIDIAAFPKGPGKTGLSIAWPDLAKRLEQALFVSIASIRGRARGIGSEFIQAFDIRFASREKAIFAQPEIGIGAFPGGGGLERLPLLIGRAKALEVIMSGDDYNAETAASYGWINRAIPDNELDAFVDNFAKRVSSFDKQAITSIKATINQRVTLPQNEHLQETQQRFFASLEWPESRQRVKSLLEKGLQQYSDVELNLAKYL, encoded by the coding sequence ATGATCTTCACAACACAAAAAATAAACCAGGGGTACTGGAAAGTACTGATAGACAACCCTCCTGTCAACATATTTGATGCAGAGTTCTCCAATCAATTACGGGTATTACTAGATCAAATGGAAGCAGATGAAAACCTAAAAGTTGTAGTTTTTGAAAGTGCCAATCCCGATTTCTTTGTTGCTCATGTTGAACTTATTGATATTGCAGCGTTTCCTAAAGGTCCAGGTAAGACAGGACTCTCTATTGCCTGGCCAGATCTCGCCAAACGCCTGGAACAGGCTCTCTTTGTAAGTATTGCCTCTATACGAGGCAGAGCAAGAGGGATAGGCAGCGAGTTTATACAGGCATTCGATATTCGGTTTGCCAGTAGGGAGAAAGCTATTTTTGCACAACCTGAAATTGGTATCGGTGCTTTTCCGGGTGGGGGTGGACTGGAACGCCTGCCGTTACTCATAGGAAGAGCGAAAGCATTAGAAGTAATCATGAGTGGAGATGATTACAATGCAGAAACAGCGGCTTCGTATGGTTGGATTAACCGGGCTATTCCTGATAATGAACTGGATGCGTTTGTAGACAATTTCGCCAAACGTGTTTCTTCCTTTGACAAGCAGGCTATTACTTCAATCAAAGCGACAATAAACCAAAGAGTCACACTTCCGCAAAACGAGCATTTGCAGGAAACACAACAACGTTTCTTTGCTTCACTGGAATGGCCAGAAAGCAGACAACGGGTGAAATCTTTGTTAGAGAAAGGACTGCAGCAATATAGTGATGTGGAGTTAAACCTTGCCAAATATCTGTAA